One genomic window of Glycine max cultivar Williams 82 chromosome 16, Glycine_max_v4.0, whole genome shotgun sequence includes the following:
- the LOC100776629 gene encoding phosphatidylinositol/phosphatidylcholine transfer protein SFH13 — protein MSGVVEEGGVELVENSEEERRRSRIGSLKKKAISASSRFTHSLKKRGKRKIDFRVPIEDVRDAEEEFAVQELRQRLLLRDLVPTRHDDYHAFLRFLKARDFNIEKTIQMWEEMLTWRKEYGTDAILQDFEFEELEEVLQHYPQGYHGVDKEGRPVYIERLGKAHPSRLMRITTIDRYLKYHVQEFERALQEKFPACTIAAKRRISSTTTVLDVQGLGMKNFSPTAASLLAAISKIDNSYYPETLHRMYIINAGPGFKRMLWPAAQKFLDAKTIAKIQVLEPKSLCKLLDIIDSSQLPDFLGGTCTCPGEGGCLRSSKGPWNDPDIMKMVHSVEATFERQIARMSNEQQNLDSFWICPQKGQCSDTSTAESGSDLDDSFSSIGQSRFTFPRLAAVHEEVRVSDNYYSCDDSAPAAEKVLESDEFHITQEQSLQNDDTGNIACMENSTGTSVNNWFSFVKEKVEKTNLLYVSRVVIYFMERLVMFFRSLRLEFWRTQNNIYPSVAMEHNNNPAAASEILSERDHILRCMQRLERLEKTFGELSHKPAGIPLEKEHMLTNSLDRIKSVEFDLEKTKRVLHATVMKQLEIAELLENLQASKSQVNCISQRRLFRRKIQVSATS, from the exons ATGTCAG GGGTGGTGGAAGAAGGGGGTGTTGAATTGGTGGAGAATTCGGAAGAGGAGAGAAGAAGGTCGAGAATTGGAAGCTTGAAAAAGAAGGCCATAAGCGCGTCTTCTAGATTTACGCACTCGCTCAAGAAGAGAGGGAAGAGGAAAATAGACTTTAGGGTTCCCATTGAGGATGTGAGAGACGCTGAGGAGGAATTCGCGGTGCAGGAATTGCGTCAGAGGCTGCTTCTGAGGGATTTGGTTCCTACCAGGCATGATGATTATCATGCATTCTTaag GTTTCTTAAAGCGAGGGACTTTAACATCGAGAAGACGATTCAGATGTGGGAAGAGATGCTAACTTGGAGAAAAGAATATGGAACTGACGCTATCCTTCag gattttgaatttgaagagCTGGAAGAAGTGTTGCAGCATTACCCTCAAGGGTATCATGGAGTTGACAAGGAAGGTAGGCCAGTTTACATTGAAAGGCTTGGGAAAGCTCATCCAAGCCGCTTGATGCGTATAACCACAATAGATAGGTATTTGAAATACCATGTCCAAGAGTTCGAGAGGGCTCTGCAGGAGAAGTTTCCAGCATGTACCATTGCAGCCAAGAGACGAATTTCTTCAACCACAACAGTATTGGATGTACAGGGCTTG GGAATGAAAAATTTCTCTCCTACTGCTGCAAGTCTATTGGCTGCCATCTCAAAAATAGATAACAGTTACTATCCTGAG ACTTTACATCGAATGTATATCATCAATGCTGGTCCTGGATTTAAGAGGATGCTTTGGCCTGCAGCACAGAAGTTTCTTGATGCCAAAACTATTGCAAAGATACAG GTTCTTGAACCTAAATCTTTATGTAAATTACTGGATATCATTGACTCTAG TCAGTTGCCAGACTTTTTGGGTGGAACATGTACATGTCCTGGAGAAGGTGGATGTCTAAGGTCTAGCAAAGGTCCATGGAATGATCCTGATATCATGAAA ATGGTTCATAGTGTGGAGGCAACGTTTGAGAGACAAATCGCCCGAATGTCCAATGAACAACAGAATTTAGACTCTTTTTGGATATGCCCACAGAAG GGGCAATGCAGTGATACGTCAACAGCCGAATCTGGGTCAGATCTTGATGATTCTTTTTCGTCCATCGGACAAAGTAGATTCACTTTTCCTCGTTTAGCTGCAGTTCATGAAGAA GTCAGAGTATCAGACAACTACTATAGTTGTGATGATAGTGCTCCTGCAGCCGAGAAAGTGCTTGAAAGTGATGAATTTCACATAACCCAGGAACAATCATTGCAAAATGATGATACAGGGAATATTGCTTGTATGGAAAATTCCACAG GCACTTCAGTCAACAATTGGTTCAGCTTTGTTAAGGAAAAAGTGgagaaaacaaatttattatatgtgtCGAGAGTGGTGATATATTTTATGGAAAGATTAGTAATGTTCTTTCGCAGTTTAAGATTAGAATTTTGGAGAACACAGAACAATATTTACCCATCTGTTGCCATGGAACACAACAATAACCCTGCAGCAGCTAGTGAAATACTTTCTGAAAGGGATCATATTCTTCGATGTATGCAACGTCTTGAGAGACTAGAAAAAACGTTTGGGGAACTTAGCCACAAACCTGCAGGCATACCTTTGGAGAAGGAGCACAtgcttacaaattccttggataGGATTAAATCTGTTGAGTTTGACCTTGAAAAGACTAAGAGG GTGCTACATGCTACAGTGATGAAGCAGCTTGAGATTGCTGAGCTGCTGGAGAATTTGCAGGCATCGAAGAGTCAAGTAAATTGCATCTCG CAAAGAAGGCTGTTCCGTCGAAAGATTCAAGTTTCGGCAACAAGTTAG